In one window of Sulfolobales archaeon DNA:
- the rpl18a gene encoding 50S ribosomal protein L18Ae, which translates to MSEVKIYRVRGLALFAHDKYPEWRKFEIEVRALKPQHAEEIAYSLLGSRHKIKRKNIKILDIKEISLNEVRNKFIRELSEAEGFEIVR; encoded by the coding sequence GTGAGTGAAGTAAAGATCTATAGAGTGAGAGGTTTAGCTTTGTTCGCACACGATAAGTATCCTGAGTGGAGGAAATTTGAGATAGAGGTAAGAGCTTTAAAACCACAGCATGCTGAGGAGATAGCATATTCTCTGCTTGGTAGCAGGCATAAGATCAAGAGAAAGAACATAAAGATCCTTGACATCAAAGAGATCTCATTGAATGAAGTCAGAAACAAGTTCATAAGAGAACTCTCAGAAGCAGAGGGATTTGAAATTGTCAGATGA
- the pfdA gene encoding prefoldin subunit alpha, whose translation MSDEKNSTRDQRIEALVAELGRVEEYLRVLQQNLGVILQELEEIRIAREALEGLKNYSSNEILISVDRRGHVYVKGLVSSRDVVLTHIGGEYLTELPLERAFKILEEKESDLKKALDSLNQEINEARQVYERLYNALNTLIAERERERKEK comes from the coding sequence TTGTCAGATGAAAAAAACTCTACAAGAGATCAGAGAATTGAAGCTTTAGTAGCTGAATTAGGAAGAGTTGAAGAGTATCTAAGAGTTCTCCAACAGAATCTTGGTGTAATACTTCAAGAATTAGAGGAAATTAGAATAGCCAGAGAAGCTTTAGAAGGCCTTAAAAACTACAGCTCTAATGAGATCTTGATAAGCGTAGATAGAAGAGGACATGTATATGTTAAAGGCCTAGTCTCTTCAAGAGATGTAGTGCTCACACATATAGGAGGCGAGTACTTAACGGAGCTACCTCTTGAAAGAGCTTTCAAGATACTTGAAGAGAAAGAAAGCGACCTAAAGAAAGCGCTAGACTCTCTTAACCAGGAGATTAATGAGGCTAGACAGGTTTATGAAAGGCTTTACAACGCCTTAAACACTTTAATTGCAGAGAGAGAAAGAGAGAGAAAAGAAAAATAG
- a CDS encoding DNA-directed RNA polymerase subunit H — translation MSEHQSSRSSKKLEFDLFKHELVPIHELVPVEEAVKILKELGVKPEQLPWIRASDPAVRAIGGKPGDIVRIIRKSPTAGEIVVYRYVIAG, via the coding sequence ATGTCTGAGCATCAATCTTCTAGATCTTCTAAGAAGTTGGAGTTTGATCTATTTAAACACGAGCTAGTACCTATCCACGAGCTAGTACCCGTGGAAGAGGCTGTCAAAATACTTAAAGAGCTTGGGGTGAAACCCGAGCAGCTTCCATGGATTAGGGCAAGTGATCCTGCTGTCAGAGCTATAGGAGGTAAGCCTGGTGATATCGTAAGAATTATCAGGAAGAGTCCTACCGCAGGAGAAATAGTTGTTTACAGATACGTTATAGCGGGGTGA
- a CDS encoding DNA-directed RNA polymerase subunit B → MPSPDDRWIIIKSFIEEKGLIRQHLDSYNDFVSNRLREIILSDGVITTPIPNYYVVITDVEIGAPSAKDISGAVLKDQDFTPMLCRYRNITYAAPVRVTLVQVEDGMKGQPVTVEIGEIPVMIRSILDPISKIQDPNELRKLGEDPKDPGGYFIINGSDRVIVAQEDMAPNRVIIDKVKEGISATHTAKIVSATSSIKVPLILDRHKDGSLHISTPSIPGKIPLVVLMRALGIESDRDITLAVSLDPEIQKELLPSLIQVSEIRTTEEALLFIGNRIATGQPKDVRIQRAEEIIDKYLLPHIGTSRDKRIDKALFLGQMACKLLEAVIGRRGFDDKDHYANKRIRLAGDLLAVQFRAAYKAFLKNFREQLIKAKTRSKKVSDRNILILVRSDIITERIRHAMATGNWVGGRTGVSQILDRTNWISMLSHLRRVVSPLSRSQPHFEARDLHGTQWGRFCPFETPEGPNCGLVKNLALTSYISVGVDENEVLEFIYRISDEDLKLVPLQEVYLKARRGEDVQDLLKYSKVFLNGRLIGFVRDGEKFVRYMRSLRRSGKLHYEVGVSHLKTDYIDEVYINTDRGRIMRPLIVVENGRILLTKEHVEKLARKELRFTDLLRLGVIELLDAEEEENAYVALNPEDVTKEHTHLEIFPPSILGVAASTIPYAEHNQSPRNTYQSAMVKQAVGIYMANYLLRTDSRGHLLHYPEKPLVQTRALELIGYNERPAGHNMVVAVMSFSGYNMEDAVIMSRSSIERGMARSTFFRTYVTEERRYPGGEEDRIEIPDPSSHGFKGKQYYRFLEADAIAPVEAPMRGGDVLIGKTSPSRFMEEMKEFTAISAKRKDTSVSLRYGEKGVVDHVVITTSLEGHRLIKVRVRDYRVPEIGDKFASRHGQKGVIGMLFPHFDMPYTYQGIVPDLIINPHALPSRMTVGQLIESIAGKVAALRGSFVDGTPFLGEKIDDLKKQLLLLGYPADGTEPMYDGRTGELIGNPIFIGIVYYQRLHHMVADKIHARARGQVQILTRQPTEGRAREGGLRFGEMERDVLIAYGASSLLRERLMESSDRTTIWVCEQCGHIGWYDRNKKRGICPIHKDQANVYPVEVSYAFKLLLQELMSMMIMPRIIVKKKTEVYRER, encoded by the coding sequence ATACCTAGTCCTGATGATAGATGGATTATTATAAAATCTTTTATAGAAGAGAAGGGCTTGATCAGACAGCATCTAGATAGCTATAATGATTTTGTTTCTAATAGACTTAGAGAGATTATTTTAAGTGATGGTGTTATAACCACTCCAATACCCAACTACTATGTAGTCATAACAGATGTAGAGATCGGAGCACCTTCTGCTAAGGATATCAGCGGAGCTGTTCTAAAGGATCAGGATTTCACACCAATGCTCTGTAGGTATAGGAATATAACCTATGCAGCCCCTGTAAGGGTCACTCTAGTACAAGTTGAAGATGGTATGAAAGGTCAACCTGTCACGGTTGAGATCGGAGAGATCCCTGTGATGATCAGGAGTATTCTAGATCCTATATCAAAGATTCAAGATCCTAACGAGTTAAGAAAATTAGGGGAGGATCCTAAGGATCCAGGAGGTTATTTCATTATAAATGGTAGTGATAGAGTTATAGTAGCTCAAGAGGATATGGCTCCAAATAGAGTTATAATTGATAAAGTCAAGGAGGGTATCAGTGCTACCCATACTGCTAAGATCGTGTCCGCGACAAGTAGTATTAAAGTTCCTCTAATACTAGACAGACATAAAGACGGATCTCTACACATATCAACACCCTCCATACCTGGAAAGATACCTCTTGTAGTTCTCATGAGAGCTTTAGGTATTGAGAGCGATAGAGATATAACTCTAGCAGTATCGCTAGACCCCGAGATACAGAAGGAATTGCTACCTTCACTCATACAGGTTTCAGAGATTAGAACCACGGAGGAGGCACTACTATTTATAGGAAATAGAATCGCTACTGGACAGCCTAAAGATGTGAGAATACAGAGAGCCGAAGAAATCATAGATAAATACCTGCTTCCACATATAGGAACAAGTAGAGATAAGAGAATCGATAAAGCTCTATTCCTAGGACAGATGGCTTGCAAGCTTTTAGAAGCTGTCATAGGTAGGAGAGGGTTTGATGATAAGGATCACTATGCTAATAAGAGAATTAGACTTGCAGGAGATCTTCTCGCAGTCCAGTTTAGGGCTGCCTATAAAGCTTTTCTGAAGAACTTCAGAGAGCAACTTATCAAGGCTAAGACGAGATCTAAAAAGGTTTCAGATAGAAACATATTAATACTAGTTAGATCCGATATAATAACAGAGAGAATCAGACATGCAATGGCCACTGGAAACTGGGTTGGAGGTAGAACCGGAGTAAGTCAGATACTAGATAGAACGAATTGGATCTCCATGCTAAGTCATTTGAGAAGAGTTGTATCTCCGCTAAGCAGAAGCCAGCCTCACTTCGAAGCCAGAGATCTTCATGGAACTCAATGGGGTAGATTCTGTCCATTCGAAACACCCGAGGGACCTAACTGTGGTCTGGTTAAGAACCTGGCTCTAACAAGCTATATATCTGTAGGTGTTGACGAGAACGAGGTTCTAGAGTTTATATATAGGATCTCAGATGAAGACCTCAAGCTTGTACCGCTTCAAGAAGTGTATCTGAAGGCTAGACGAGGTGAGGATGTTCAAGATCTTCTGAAGTATTCGAAGGTGTTTCTCAACGGAAGGCTTATAGGATTTGTAAGAGATGGAGAGAAGTTTGTTAGATATATGAGATCTCTTAGAAGAAGTGGAAAGCTACACTACGAGGTAGGCGTATCTCATCTGAAGACGGATTACATAGATGAGGTTTATATAAATACAGATCGTGGAAGAATTATGAGACCTTTAATAGTCGTTGAAAACGGCAGGATCCTTCTAACCAAAGAGCATGTAGAAAAGCTAGCTAGGAAAGAACTTAGATTCACAGATCTTCTCAGATTAGGTGTGATAGAGCTACTTGATGCAGAAGAAGAGGAGAACGCATATGTAGCCTTAAATCCTGAGGATGTGACCAAAGAACACACACATCTCGAAATATTCCCTCCATCTATTCTAGGTGTGGCCGCCTCTACAATACCTTATGCAGAGCATAATCAGAGTCCTAGAAACACCTATCAATCAGCTATGGTTAAACAGGCTGTAGGCATATATATGGCTAACTATCTTCTCAGAACAGATTCAAGAGGTCATCTTCTTCACTATCCTGAAAAACCTCTTGTGCAGACCAGAGCTCTAGAGCTTATAGGTTATAATGAAAGACCTGCAGGACATAACATGGTTGTCGCGGTAATGAGTTTCTCAGGATACAACATGGAAGATGCTGTTATAATGAGTAGGTCGAGTATTGAAAGAGGTATGGCGAGATCGACTTTCTTTAGAACTTATGTCACCGAAGAGAGAAGATATCCAGGAGGTGAGGAGGATAGAATTGAAATACCCGATCCAAGCTCCCACGGATTTAAAGGTAAGCAGTATTACAGGTTCCTTGAGGCAGATGCGATAGCACCTGTAGAAGCTCCTATGAGAGGAGGCGATGTTCTGATAGGAAAAACTTCTCCCTCTAGATTCATGGAGGAGATGAAGGAATTCACAGCAATCTCCGCTAAGAGAAAGGATACCTCCGTAAGCCTGCGCTATGGCGAGAAAGGTGTTGTTGATCATGTGGTGATCACTACAAGTCTAGAAGGACATAGACTTATCAAGGTGAGGGTGAGAGATTACAGAGTGCCTGAGATAGGAGATAAATTCGCATCAAGACATGGCCAGAAAGGTGTTATAGGCATGCTATTCCCTCATTTCGATATGCCTTACACCTATCAGGGTATAGTACCTGATCTGATTATAAATCCACATGCTCTGCCGTCTAGAATGACTGTAGGCCAGCTGATAGAAAGTATCGCAGGCAAGGTTGCAGCTTTGAGAGGTAGTTTTGTAGATGGAACTCCATTCCTCGGAGAAAAGATCGATGATCTGAAGAAACAATTACTCCTACTAGGCTACCCTGCTGATGGTACGGAACCTATGTATGATGGGAGAACCGGAGAGCTTATAGGAAATCCTATTTTCATAGGTATTGTATATTATCAGAGGCTGCACCACATGGTTGCTGATAAGATTCATGCGAGAGCTAGAGGTCAGGTACAGATACTAACCAGACAGCCTACAGAAGGTAGAGCGAGAGAGGGAGGTCTTAGATTTGGCGAGATGGAGAGAGATGTTCTAATAGCTTACGGGGCTTCGTCACTGCTTAGGGAAAGGCTTATGGAGAGTAGTGACAGAACTACCATATGGGTTTGCGAGCAGTGTGGACATATAGGCTGGTATGATAGGAATAAGAAGAGAGGTATATGTCCGATCCACAAGGATCAAGCCAATGTCTATCCTGTAGAGGTCTCATACGCTTTCAAACTTCTTCTGCAAGAACTTATGTCAATGATGATCATGCCTAGAATTATTGTTAAAAAGAAGACGGAAGTGTATAGAGAGAGGTGA
- the rpoA1 gene encoding DNA-directed RNA polymerase subunit A', producing MSEYMIEKIKFGILSPEEIRKMSTVQIISKDLFDDDGVPIRNSIMDPRLGVIEPGQRCEICGNTMRDCPGHFGRLELARPVIHVGFVRHIYEILRATCRNCGRFKIPSEYVERFGGDPEKALEEIYRIYSKMKNRWPLLAKRLANTLRREAAKVSQCPYCGSKQYRIRLERPTSFYEESEEGNIRLTPIDVRQRLERIPDRDLEVMGYDPKEARPEWMVITVFPIPPLVVRPSIILETGARAEDDLTHKLADIVRANDKLREALETGAPNIIVEDTWELLQYHITTYFDSETPGVPVAKQRYGRPLKGIAQRLKGKEGRFRGNLSGKRVDFSSRTVISPDPYLSINEVGVPIDVAKILTVPERVTPWNIEKLRKYVLNGPYVWPGANYVITPDGRRLDLRFVRDRNSIAQDLGPGWIVERHLDNGDIVLFNRQPSLHRMSIMGHIARILPGRTFRLHLSVCPPYNADFDGDEMNLHVPQNEEARAEARILMLVQENILSPRYGGPIIGGIQDYISGAYILSSKASVFEREEVIALLSASGYIGPLPEPAILSPRKLWTGKQIISMFLPNDFNYRAPAKISGGKLACNDYECFWDSYILVREGKLLFGVLDKKAIGSQEPESLFHFLVREYGNEAGRKFIDQVFRIFIRVLEMRGFTMTYDDIDIPHEAREEIEKTLNEAFDKVYDLIRQYQEGKLEPEPGRSLEETLEIKIMEDILRLARENSGEIALRHMNLFNNVFAMARTGARGSTLNITQMAATLGQQSIRGARISRGYRGRYTSHFKQGDLGALPRGFVKNSFAQGLTPTEMFFHAAGGREGLVDTAVRTSQSGYMQRRLINALQDLYVEYDGTVRNVEGNLVQILYGEDGIDPMKGIHEKAVDVDRVIERVIGWRR from the coding sequence TTGAGCGAGTATATGATCGAAAAAATAAAATTCGGTATACTATCTCCCGAAGAGATTAGGAAGATGTCTACTGTTCAAATAATATCAAAAGATCTGTTTGACGACGACGGAGTACCTATAAGAAACTCTATAATGGATCCAAGACTTGGAGTTATAGAGCCTGGACAGAGATGCGAGATATGCGGTAATACAATGAGAGACTGCCCCGGGCATTTTGGAAGATTAGAGCTAGCCAGACCTGTTATTCATGTGGGTTTTGTAAGACATATATACGAGATCTTGAGAGCTACATGTAGAAATTGTGGAAGATTTAAGATTCCTTCCGAATATGTCGAGAGATTCGGAGGAGATCCTGAGAAGGCTCTAGAAGAGATCTATAGGATCTATAGTAAGATGAAAAACAGATGGCCCTTGCTAGCTAAGAGACTTGCTAATACTCTTAGAAGAGAGGCTGCTAAAGTCTCACAATGCCCGTACTGCGGTAGCAAGCAGTATAGAATCAGGCTTGAGAGACCTACCTCGTTCTATGAAGAAAGCGAAGAAGGAAATATAAGACTCACTCCTATAGATGTTAGGCAGAGACTTGAAAGGATACCGGATAGAGATCTCGAGGTGATGGGATACGATCCTAAGGAGGCTAGGCCTGAGTGGATGGTTATAACAGTCTTCCCAATACCACCTCTAGTTGTAAGACCATCAATAATTCTCGAGACAGGTGCTAGAGCTGAAGATGATCTCACTCATAAGCTCGCTGACATAGTAAGAGCTAATGACAAGCTTAGAGAAGCTCTTGAGACAGGAGCGCCGAACATAATAGTTGAAGATACATGGGAGCTGCTACAGTATCATATTACAACGTACTTTGATAGTGAGACGCCAGGAGTTCCTGTAGCTAAGCAGAGATATGGAAGACCTCTTAAAGGAATTGCACAGAGACTTAAGGGTAAGGAGGGCAGGTTTAGAGGCAATCTTTCTGGGAAGAGAGTCGACTTCTCATCTAGAACTGTGATCAGTCCAGACCCCTATCTAAGTATAAATGAAGTAGGAGTGCCCATAGATGTAGCTAAGATCCTTACAGTACCCGAGAGAGTCACCCCATGGAATATTGAGAAGCTAAGAAAATACGTCCTAAACGGACCATACGTATGGCCTGGAGCAAACTATGTTATAACACCTGATGGAAGAAGACTGGATCTGAGGTTTGTTAGAGATAGAAATTCTATTGCACAGGATCTAGGACCTGGATGGATCGTCGAAAGACATCTTGATAATGGTGACATAGTTTTGTTTAATAGACAGCCCAGTCTTCATAGAATGAGTATAATGGGTCACATAGCTAGAATACTTCCTGGAAGAACTTTCAGACTTCATCTCTCCGTATGTCCTCCATATAATGCTGACTTCGATGGAGATGAAATGAACCTTCACGTACCTCAGAATGAGGAGGCCAGAGCTGAGGCCAGGATCTTAATGCTTGTTCAGGAGAACATCTTATCTCCAAGATACGGAGGTCCTATAATTGGAGGAATACAAGATTATATTAGCGGAGCATACATTCTATCTAGTAAAGCCAGCGTGTTTGAGAGAGAAGAAGTAATAGCACTATTATCAGCATCAGGCTATATAGGTCCTCTTCCAGAGCCTGCTATACTGTCTCCTAGAAAACTATGGACTGGAAAGCAGATCATAAGCATGTTCCTGCCTAATGATTTCAACTACCGAGCTCCTGCAAAGATCTCTGGAGGCAAGCTAGCTTGCAATGATTACGAGTGTTTCTGGGATTCTTACATATTAGTTAGAGAAGGTAAACTTTTATTCGGTGTTCTCGATAAGAAAGCTATAGGATCTCAAGAACCTGAATCTCTATTTCATTTCCTTGTTAGAGAATATGGTAATGAAGCTGGGAGAAAATTCATAGATCAAGTCTTCAGAATCTTTATTAGAGTACTAGAGATGAGAGGATTTACAATGACCTATGATGACATAGATATACCTCATGAGGCTAGAGAGGAAATCGAGAAAACACTTAATGAAGCATTTGATAAGGTGTATGATCTAATAAGACAGTATCAGGAAGGAAAGCTAGAACCAGAACCTGGAAGAAGTCTTGAAGAGACGCTTGAGATCAAGATCATGGAGGATATTCTAAGATTAGCTAGAGAGAATAGCGGTGAAATAGCTCTGAGACATATGAACCTCTTCAACAACGTATTCGCGATGGCTAGAACAGGTGCGAGAGGTTCTACACTTAATATAACTCAGATGGCTGCCACACTAGGGCAACAATCTATAAGAGGTGCTAGAATAAGCAGAGGCTATAGAGGGAGATATACTTCACACTTCAAACAGGGAGATCTTGGAGCTCTACCCAGAGGCTTTGTTAAGAACAGCTTCGCACAGGGGCTTACACCTACTGAGATGTTCTTCCACGCCGCAGGAGGTAGAGAAGGGCTTGTAGATACTGCTGTGAGAACTTCTCAGAGTGGTTATATGCAGAGAAGATTGATAAACGCTCTACAAGATTTATATGTTGAATATGACGGAACGGTGAGAAATGTAGAAGGCAACCTGGTTCAGATATTATATGGTGAGGATGGGATAGATCCTATGAAAGGGATACATGAGAAAGCTGTTGATGTTGATAGAGTTATAGAGAGGGTGATAGGATGGAGGAGGTAG
- the rpoA2 gene encoding DNA-directed RNA polymerase subunit A'', translating into MEEVASRKLSREEIRRLVEELIEKKASFLPPKIVRELVEKISLVDDIKPEEIQKIIDLALEQYTTSLIEPGEPVGTVTAQSIGEPGTQMTLRTFHYAGVRELNVTLGLPRFIELVDAKKTPSTPMMYIYLNEKYRYDREKALEIARKIELTTIDNIAAEISTDPYRGSIILRLDPEFLEDKGVTVEQVASVLRKYGSVSTSEEDPYTLEISVEEADLFKLEKLKNKILRTKVKGIKDIKRAIVRKVGEEYMIITHGSNLAAVLKLKEIDPYRTYTNNIKEIEEVLGIEAARAALIREMANVLREQGLDVDIRHLILVADIMTYTGTVRQIGRHGVTGEKESIFARASFEITVRHLLDAAARGEEDKLRGVAENVIVGQHMLLGTGRVKLFMRLGKISEDRG; encoded by the coding sequence ATGGAGGAGGTAGCATCTAGAAAACTCTCTAGAGAGGAGATCAGAAGACTCGTAGAAGAACTCATAGAGAAGAAAGCCTCATTTCTACCACCAAAAATCGTCAGAGAACTTGTAGAGAAGATCTCATTAGTAGATGATATAAAACCTGAAGAAATTCAGAAGATCATAGATCTAGCGTTAGAACAGTATACCACAAGTCTGATAGAACCTGGAGAACCTGTTGGAACTGTCACAGCTCAGAGCATTGGAGAACCTGGCACTCAGATGACTCTTAGAACATTCCATTACGCTGGTGTTAGAGAGCTTAACGTAACCTTAGGACTTCCTAGGTTTATAGAGCTTGTTGACGCTAAGAAAACCCCTTCAACTCCTATGATGTATATATACTTGAATGAAAAGTATCGCTATGATAGAGAGAAGGCTCTCGAGATCGCTAGAAAGATAGAATTAACTACAATAGATAACATTGCTGCGGAAATATCTACAGATCCTTACAGAGGATCTATAATTCTCAGACTAGATCCTGAGTTCTTAGAAGATAAAGGCGTGACAGTAGAACAGGTGGCTTCGGTGTTGAGAAAATATGGTAGCGTAAGTACCTCAGAGGAAGATCCATATACTCTAGAAATATCTGTAGAAGAAGCCGATCTATTTAAACTTGAGAAACTTAAGAATAAGATTCTCAGGACAAAGGTTAAGGGTATAAAAGATATCAAGAGAGCAATAGTAAGAAAGGTCGGAGAAGAATATATGATAATAACACACGGCTCTAATCTAGCAGCAGTTCTCAAGTTAAAAGAAATAGATCCTTATAGAACCTATACCAACAACATTAAAGAAATAGAAGAGGTCTTAGGAATCGAAGCAGCAAGAGCAGCTCTTATTCGCGAGATGGCCAACGTATTGAGAGAACAAGGACTAGATGTTGACATAAGACATCTGATACTGGTCGCGGATATAATGACGTACACGGGAACAGTTAGACAGATAGGAAGACATGGTGTGACTGGCGAGAAAGAAAGTATCTTCGCTAGAGCATCATTTGAAATCACTGTAAGACATCTTCTAGATGCTGCAGCGAGAGGTGAGGAGGATAAGCTGAGAGGAGTTGCTGAGAATGTTATTGTAGGACAACATATGCTCCTAGGAACTGGGAGGGTTAAGCTTTTTATGAGACTAGGAAAAATTAGTGAGGATAGAGGATAG
- a CDS encoding 50S ribosomal protein L30e, translated as MSLRQAGVEETVKEIVRTGNIVIGFRRTLKMLRLGKLRAVIIARHIPENMFSEITYIARLSETPLIVFEGGSVELGSLIGKPFPVSTIGVVDTGVVPIDRVKELSNSGA; from the coding sequence ATGTCATTGCGGCAGGCTGGTGTTGAAGAAACTGTTAAAGAGATAGTGAGAACTGGAAATATCGTCATAGGCTTTAGAAGAACTTTAAAGATGCTTAGACTAGGAAAATTAAGAGCAGTTATAATAGCAAGACACATTCCTGAGAATATGTTCTCTGAGATAACCTACATAGCTAGACTTAGCGAGACCCCTCTGATAGTGTTCGAAGGAGGTTCTGTAGAACTAGGATCTCTCATAGGAAAACCTTTCCCAGTAAGCACTATAGGAGTTGTAGATACAGGGGTGGTACCTATAGATAGAGTTAAAGAACTTTCAAATAGCGGAGCATGA
- a CDS encoding NusA-like transcription termination signal-binding factor produces MPEIKLTIEEMRYMSLFQDLTGTTVRDCIIDNDNNTIVFIVKEGEGGLAVGKGGSNIKMARKLLGKNVEVVEYSEDFEQFVKNIFMPARIASIRKVQQGGRNILYVNVHPEDKGLAIGRGGRNIHRARLILKRYYDIDNVIVV; encoded by the coding sequence TTGCCTGAGATAAAGCTAACAATAGAAGAAATGCGATATATGTCCTTATTCCAGGATCTTACCGGTACAACGGTGAGAGATTGCATCATTGATAATGATAACAATACCATTGTTTTTATAGTAAAAGAAGGAGAAGGAGGACTAGCTGTCGGAAAAGGGGGTTCTAATATAAAAATGGCTAGAAAGCTTCTAGGAAAGAATGTAGAAGTTGTAGAGTACTCTGAAGATTTCGAACAGTTTGTGAAAAACATCTTCATGCCAGCCAGGATAGCTTCTATAAGGAAGGTTCAGCAAGGTGGTAGAAACATATTATATGTGAATGTCCACCCCGAGGATAAAGGTCTTGCGATAGGCAGAGGTGGTAGGAATATACATAGAGCGAGATTGATTCTTAAAAGATATTATGATATAGACAATGTTATAGTAGTATAG
- a CDS encoding 30S ribosomal protein S12, giving the protein MPGSKAPKGLYAARKLREKRLKFRWMQRDFRVRMLKLKERYDPLEGAPMARGIVLEKVGIESRQPNSALRKCVRVQLVKNGKTVTAFVPGDGTINFISEHDEVIIAGIGGTRGKSMGDLPGVKYKVIMVNGVSLDALVKGKKQKPVR; this is encoded by the coding sequence ATGCCGGGAAGTAAAGCTCCTAAGGGTTTGTACGCTGCAAGGAAACTAAGAGAGAAGAGGCTTAAGTTTAGATGGATGCAGAGAGATTTCAGAGTTAGGATGCTTAAACTCAAAGAAAGATACGATCCTCTGGAAGGAGCTCCCATGGCTAGAGGGATCGTGCTTGAGAAAGTGGGTATAGAATCTAGACAGCCGAACTCGGCTCTCAGGAAATGTGTGAGAGTTCAGCTTGTTAAAAATGGTAAGACTGTTACAGCATTCGTACCAGGAGATGGTACTATAAACTTTATTTCAGAACATGATGAAGTTATAATAGCAGGCATTGGAGGAACTAGAGGAAAGTCTATGGGAGATCTTCCTGGTGTGAAGTATAAGGTTATAATGGTCAATGGAGTATCTCTTGATGCTCTTGTTAAAGGTAAGAAGCAAAAACCTGTAAGATAG
- a CDS encoding bifunctional nuclease family protein — translation MSEEEVEERDLIRIIDVETFITPPPYQVPVLQCELEDGRVFTLYQIPVEVMLGIMRLKGLDEIYNDRETLFEIMSLFKDEMKEVRERIDKVVIDQLDTTTNLYTARVVIKGDGYKIVKRMVPSHAIYIAYLLGVPAYVKASLVSGEEESEKSEDA, via the coding sequence GTGTCTGAAGAAGAAGTGGAAGAGAGGGATCTTATAAGGATCATTGATGTAGAAACTTTTATAACTCCACCACCATATCAGGTTCCCGTGCTCCAGTGCGAGCTTGAGGATGGACGGGTTTTTACCCTGTATCAGATCCCTGTAGAAGTTATGCTGGGTATTATGAGGTTAAAAGGCTTAGATGAGATATATAATGATCGAGAGACTCTATTTGAGATTATGAGCTTGTTTAAGGATGAGATGAAAGAAGTGCGTGAGAGGATAGACAAGGTCGTGATCGATCAATTAGATACAACTACTAACCTATACACAGCGAGAGTAGTTATAAAAGGTGATGGATATAAGATCGTTAAGAGAATGGTTCCAAGTCATGCAATATACATAGCATATCTGCTAGGAGTGCCTGCCTATGTTAAGGCAAGTCTTGTATCAGGTGAGGAAGAATCTGAAAAGAGTGAAGATGCGTAG
- a CDS encoding 30S ribosomal protein S7 has protein sequence MESLPSIEDIKIFGKWSVVGIDVRDPSLKKYLCLKPVYVPHTGGRHEHRRFGKAEVPIVERLVNNLMRKARNTGKKNMTYNIVMKAFDLIHLKTGENPIQVLIRAIENAAPREETTRIMYGGIIYHVAVDVAPLRRIDLALRHIAEGSRLCAFRSPKTIEECLADEIIAAASNDPKSFAISRKEEIERIALSSR, from the coding sequence ATAGAAAGCCTGCCCTCCATAGAAGATATAAAGATCTTTGGCAAATGGTCTGTAGTAGGCATAGATGTGAGAGACCCTAGTCTTAAGAAGTATTTATGTCTCAAGCCTGTTTACGTACCTCATACAGGTGGAAGGCATGAGCACAGGAGATTTGGAAAAGCTGAAGTTCCCATAGTTGAGAGGTTGGTGAACAATCTAATGAGAAAGGCTAGGAATACTGGTAAGAAGAATATGACCTATAATATAGTTATGAAAGCATTCGACCTGATACATCTGAAGACAGGTGAAAATCCTATACAAGTTCTAATAAGAGCTATAGAGAATGCAGCTCCTAGAGAAGAGACTACAAGGATTATGTATGGAGGCATAATATATCATGTGGCAGTGGATGTGGCACCGCTTAGAAGAATAGATCTAGCCTTAAGACATATAGCAGAAGGATCTAGACTTTGCGCATTTAGATCTCCTAAAACCATTGAGGAGTGTCTCGCAGATGAAATTATTGCGGCAGCATCAAATGATCCCAAGAGCTTTGCCATATCAAGAAAAGAAGAAATTGAGAGGATAGCTCTAAGCTCGAGATAG